AGATAATGGACGAGATTATAGGTAAAGCTGTCGTAATTATCGATGAGGAGAATCATGACGAGGACATGGTGCCTTTATCTCGTGGCGTCAATTGCGAGGATCGGTTCCGTGCCCAGGCATCTTCCATCGCTTTTTCAGCCGCGCGGAACAAGGCGCGGGATTTATGCCGCGTCTCCTCCTCCTCCAACGCGGGAACACTGTCCGAGACCACACCGCAACCGGCCTGCACATGCAGTTTCCCGTTTTTCATGACCGCCATGCGCAGGGCGATACACGTGTCCATCTCGCCATTCACGCCGAAATAACCGAGGCATCCGGCATAGGGGCCGCGTCGGGTCGGCTCAAGCGCGTCGATGATCTCCATCGCGCGGATCTTCGGCGCGCCTGTCAGCGTGCCCGCGGGGAAGGCGGCGCACAGCGCATCCACGGCGTCACATTCAGGGCGGATCATGCCGTGCACGGTGGAGGAGATATGCATGACGTGACTATAGCGCTCAATGACAAATTGCTGCGGCACCGTCACTGTCCCCATCTGGGAGACACGGGCGACGTCATTCCGCCCGAGGTCAATCAGCATCAGATGTTCCGCGCGCTCTTTCTCGTCAGCGAGCAGGTCTTTCTCAAGTGCGAGATCTCCCTCCGTCGAGGCGCCGCGGGGGCGCGTGCCCGCGAGCGGGCGCAACGTGACCTCGCCATCCCGCAATCGCACGAGGATCTCGGGCGATGAACCGACGAGTGCGTAGCCGTCCAGCTCCATCAAAAAGAGGAATGGCGCCGGGTTGACGCGCCGGAGCGAGCGGTAAAATGTCAGCGGGCTGAGCGGAAAATTGACGGAGAAGCGGCGGCTGGGCACGATCTGGAAGGCATCACCGGCGGTGATATGGGTCTGCGCCGTCCGCACCCTGGCCTCAAATTCGGCATCCGGGATGGATGGTTCCGGCTTGAGGGGCAGTGAAGGGGGGGCTTCAAGATGCTCATCCGCATCATCAAGACCTGTTCGCAGTGCGGCCAGGACTCGCGCCAAAAGCCCCTCAGCCGCTTCCGCCGTTAAACCGCCCTGGCGTGAAATGACCGTGACAAAAACCTCGTCGCGCAGAGAGTCGAACACGGCAAAAATGGTTGGCCGCATCAAAATACCGTCCGGCACCTGGAGATCATCAAGGCCGGTATCAGGCACGTCCTCAATCTCACGCACGAAATCATAGCCGAGATAACCGAAGAGACCGGCAATCATGGGCGGAAAATCTTCCGGCAGGGCAAGTTTGGAATCGCGGATGAGCTGCCGAAGTGACGGCAAAGCTTTTTGCTTCGCGGTTTTGAAAGAGTTCGCGCCGGAAAGAACCGTCTCATTCATCGCGACGACAGTTTTTTCATATCGCCAGATAAGGTCAGGATGCATGGCGATGACGGAATAGCGCCCACGCGCCTTGCCGCCCTCGACGCTTTCAAAAAGCAGGCGATAAGGCGCCGCACCCGAGCGCTCGGGAAACAGCCGTCCGAGACGCATATAGGCAGCGACGGGCGTGAGCAGGTCCGCGGAGATCACGGCATGGAAAAGGCGACTCATTTCACCATGATCCGTTACGAACCTTCACCGCTCAGAACCTGATTGAGCAGAGGCTGGTTGATGTGCATCTTTGCCTGTTCAGCAGCCCGCTGCCGGAACGTATTAACGACGTCCTCCTGCAAACCGCGATCGGCCATCTTCTGCAATGCCTTGCGGGCCTCATGCGCGGCCACCGGGTCGGCGGGGAGTGACGTTACCGTGAACACTTTATAAGTCCCGTCAACGTCAATCATCGCCGTCTCACCGATTTTGGTCTGGAGGACAGCATAGGGCAACGCTCCGTGACTTTGCTCCGCCGATTGAACGGTCTCAAACTGCCCGGCTTCGATCTGCGGGCCGCCCTGTCCCGGCACCGCCACGTGCGACACGCCGCCCTTCTCTTTCGCCTGCGTGAAAAACTCTGTGGCCGCGACGTTGAGGGCGCGGTTTGACGCGTCCTCACGATAGGCTTTCAGCACGGTATCGCGCGATTCCTTGAAGGTTAATTGCCGCCCCGGCTCGACCTGATCGAGCTTGATAACAAACGCGCCGCCATCAGGCAGGGCGACGAAACGCGGCGGGGCATCGACTTTCTGGCTGAAAATCGCGTCGATGATGGCTTTGCGTTCCGCTTCGGTCCCCGGGATGGGCGCGTCATCACCCGACTTTGTTTTACCTTCCCGCGTCAACGCACCTTCCGCGGGGCGCGCGCCGAGTTCAGCGGGGATGTGGTCGAGGCTTGTGTCACCCGCGACGATATCCTGAAGCTTCGCCACTTTATCCGGCAGCTGATTAACGGCCTCCTGCGTGCGGATTTCGCTGGCCAGACCCTCTTTGGCTTCATCAAGGCTGACATGATGTGCGGGCGAGATTTTCGAAACGCGAAACACAATCCAGCCGCCGGGTGAGGAAATCGGGCCCGTAACGATGTCCGGCGCAGCGGCGAAAGCGGCCTTGGCAAGCTCAGGCGCGGGGATCGCGCTCTGAGGTATCTGAGACAGCACGTCGGCAATGGCGCCTTTCGCCTGTTTCAGCACGTCCTGCCATGAAGCGCCATCCCGCCAGGCTTTGGCGATGGAGTCAATCTGTGCACGATCTTTCGACATGACATAGGCAATATCCCGCCCCTCAGGCCGGTCATACAGCGCCTCCCGACTGTCATAGAGTGCTTTGACCTGCGCATCAGATGCGGTGACGGCGCTTTGCAATGTCGAAGCATTCAGCAGAATGATCCGTGCATGGCGGAATTCCTGCGTTGTGTAATCCCATGGGTGGTTGTCGTAATATCTCTGCAAAGTCGCTTCATCGACGGCAGGTTGGGGGCTGCCGCCCGCCGGTTGACGGAAAGTCGCCACGTCATAGACATGACGCTGCGTCATATAATCCGCAAACCGCGCGACGATGGCATGGGGTGCCGTAATGTTGCGGGCCATGGCCATGCCCAACGTCAGATTTTCAACTTCCCGGCGGACGATGTCGATAAAAGCGGGCTCCGTCATCTGCGCATTGCGCAGCCAGTTACGGAAGCGGTCGGGACTGAAATGATGTTGCTCATCCTGAAAAGCGGGGATGGAAAAAACTTTTTCCCGGATGATCTTATCCGGGACGACCATCCCCTGCGCGTGCGCCTGGGCCTGCATGGGCAGTTCATTCAGCATGGACTGGAAGACAACCTGCCTCAATTGCCGTTTTTCCGACGTTGAGAGATTATCTCCGGGGTGGTGGCCCATGGCCTGGGCGATGCGGTCCCCCATCAATCGCACGCGCGCCTCATAATCCTGAAGTGAGATTTTTGATGGGCCCGCCATGGCGAGGACGTTCGGGTCATCATATGCTGGTTTCAGGAAGACGTCATTGGCGCCCCATCCGATAAATGCGACAAAAATAAGCAGCGCGATGATGCGGCCTATCCATGAGTCAACAACGAGGTGTCTGAGCGTGGTGATCATTCTGTCGATTATCCCGCTGAAGCTGAAAGCCTTAAGGCGCTCCCTATAAAGGGCGAAAAGATTTTAGACCAGCCTTAAAGGCCGCAGGGACCCCTTCAGCACCTCACGGTCGCCCGTTATGATACCATATCAACCGTTCACCCTCCTAGCCCGGTGCAGGCGTTGCGTGTGCAGGCGCAGCCACCTTCCGCCGCGTGGCGGATGACAATATCATGATCTCATCGTATATTACGGGGCAGAGCGTCGGACGGGCGGCGCTTCAGGCGGTGGTCGCAAGCCTTGCCGAATTCCTGACACTGACATTTAGGTAAAGAAACTTACTGATGACGACCATTCTGCTTATCATAAATGTGTTTGTGACCATCGCCCTGATCGGGGTGATCCTTATCCAGCGGAGTGAGGGAGGTGGTCTCGGGATCGGGAGTGGTCAGGGTATGGGCTCCTTCATGTCCGGCAGGGGTACGGCCAATCTTCTGACGCGCGCAACCGCGATTCTCGCCGGTATGTTCATGGTGCTCTGCCTGGCGCTCGCCTACCTCAACCAGGGCGCGGCCGGGCATCATGCGGGCGATTCGATTTTGGCGACGCCCCCTTCCGCCTCGACCGCCCTGCCCGAAAATCCCGCGCCGGATTTCCCCGCCGGAAAGCCTTCGAAATAGAGTGAGGCAATTTTAAAGCATGGTCAGGGGCTTCCATCTTCTATTCAACACCAAAGCGTTGTAGGACAGCCCTCCATGACGAAATTTGTTTTTATCACCGGTGGTGTTGTTTCCTCTCTTGGCAAGGGCATCGCTTCAGCGGCCCTGGCGGCTCTTCTGCAATCCCGAGGCTATTCGGTCCGTATGCGCAAGCTGGACCCGTATCTCAATGTTGATCCGGGGACGATGAGCCCCTATCAGCATGGTGAAGTCTTCGTCACAGATGATGGCGCGGAGACGGATCTTGATTTGGGGCATTATGAGCGTTTTACGGGCGTGCACGCAGCATGTGCGGATAATGCGACAACCGGGCGGATCTATTCCGACGTGATCGCGCGGGAGCGTCGGGGTGATTATCTTGGCGCGACCGTGCAGGTGATCCCGCATATCACGGATGCCATCAAATCCGCCATTGTTTCCGGGACGGAGGATTATGATTTCGTCCTCGTCGAAATTGGCGGGACAGTGGGTGATATTGAGAGCCTGCCATTTCTGGAAGCCATACGTCAGTTGCGGAATGATTTGGGACATGCGCAGACCATGTGCGTGCATCTCACACTCCTGCCTTACATCCCCGCAGCGGGTGAACTGAAAACGAAGCCCACCCAGCATTCGGTGAAGGAACTTCAGAATGTCGGTATTCAGCCGCAAATGCTGATCTGCCGTTCCGACCGGCCTATCCCATCGCAGGAACGGCACAAGATCGCAAATTTCTGTAACGTCAAGCCGGAAGCCGTGATTGCCGCGCTGGATATCGACACGATCTATGCCTGTCCGCTTTCCTACCATGCGGAAGGGATGGATGATGAGGTTCTGCGCTATTTCGGGCTCCCGGCTGATCAGGCGCCTGACCTGCGTAAATGGGAAAAGATCGTCGACGCGATCCGAAACCCTTCCGCCACGGTGCGCATCGGTATTGTCGGTAAATATACCGCGTTGCTTGACAGTTATAAGTCACTGATTGAAGCCCTCCTCCATGGTGGCATCGCCCATAATGTGCGCGTCCAACTTGAGTGGATTGAGGCCGAGAACCTTGAAAAATCCGGCGCGACCGAGGCGCAGTTGCGCCAGTTACACGGTATCCTGGTGCCAGGCGGTTTCGGGCGCCGCGGTTCAGAGGGGAAGATCGCCGCCGTGCGCTATGCGCGTGAAAAATCCGTGCCTTATTTCGGGATCTGCTTCGGGATGCAGATGGCGGTGATCGAATGCGCCCGCACCCTGGCGGGCATCTCAGATGCTTCCTCCACCGAATTTGGCGCAACGACGGAGCCCGTTGTCGGGTTGATGACGGAGTGGGCGCGCGGCGATGAAATCATGAAACGGCGTGAGCAGGGTGATTTGGGTGGCACAATGCGCCTCGGCGCCTACCCGGCAAGCCTCACGTCGAAATCTCGTATCGCGGAAATTTACGGGGAAACCACCGTGCGGGAACGTCACCGTCATCGCTATGAGGTGAATGTGCATTATCGCGACGCCCTTGAGGCGACGGGGCTCCGTTTTGCCGGCATGTCACCGGATGGCGTGTTGCCGGAGACGATCGAATATCCTGACCATCCATGGTTTATCGGCGTGCAATATCATCCGGAATATCTCTCCAAACCCTTTGCCCCTCACCCGCTTTTTGCTGGCTTTATCGAGGCGGCCGTTAAAAGGATGAAAGCCGATGCGTGACATCGACATTAATGGCCTTAAAATCGGCAATCGCCTCCCTTTCACGCTGATTGCCGGGCCGTGCCAGATTGAGTCGGCTGACCATGCCATGATGGTCGCGGAGAAATTGACGGAAATCTGCAAAAACCTCTCAATCGGGCTGATCTATAAAAGCTCCTACGATAAGGCGAATCGTACGTCGCTCAACAGCAAGCGCGGTGTCGGGATGGAGAAGGGGTTGCAGATCCTCGCGGAT
This genomic stretch from Candidatus Kirkpatrickella diaphorinae harbors:
- a CDS encoding anthranilate synthase component I family protein — translated: MSRLFHAVISADLLTPVAAYMRLGRLFPERSGAAPYRLLFESVEGGKARGRYSVIAMHPDLIWRYEKTVVAMNETVLSGANSFKTAKQKALPSLRQLIRDSKLALPEDFPPMIAGLFGYLGYDFVREIEDVPDTGLDDLQVPDGILMRPTIFAVFDSLRDEVFVTVISRQGGLTAEAAEGLLARVLAALRTGLDDADEHLEAPPSLPLKPEPSIPDAEFEARVRTAQTHITAGDAFQIVPSRRFSVNFPLSPLTFYRSLRRVNPAPFLFLMELDGYALVGSSPEILVRLRDGEVTLRPLAGTRPRGASTEGDLALEKDLLADEKERAEHLMLIDLGRNDVARVSQMGTVTVPQQFVIERYSHVMHISSTVHGMIRPECDAVDALCAAFPAGTLTGAPKIRAMEIIDALEPTRRGPYAGCLGYFGVNGEMDTCIALRMAVMKNGKLHVQAGCGVVSDSVPALEEEETRHKSRALFRAAEKAMEDAWARNRSSQLTPRDKGTMSSS
- a CDS encoding peptidylprolyl isomerase produces the protein MITTLRHLVVDSWIGRIIALLIFVAFIGWGANDVFLKPAYDDPNVLAMAGPSKISLQDYEARVRLMGDRIAQAMGHHPGDNLSTSEKRQLRQVVFQSMLNELPMQAQAHAQGMVVPDKIIREKVFSIPAFQDEQHHFSPDRFRNWLRNAQMTEPAFIDIVRREVENLTLGMAMARNITAPHAIVARFADYMTQRHVYDVATFRQPAGGSPQPAVDEATLQRYYDNHPWDYTTQEFRHARIILLNASTLQSAVTASDAQVKALYDSREALYDRPEGRDIAYVMSKDRAQIDSIAKAWRDGASWQDVLKQAKGAIADVLSQIPQSAIPAPELAKAAFAAAPDIVTGPISSPGGWIVFRVSKISPAHHVSLDEAKEGLASEIRTQEAVNQLPDKVAKLQDIVAGDTSLDHIPAELGARPAEGALTREGKTKSGDDAPIPGTEAERKAIIDAIFSQKVDAPPRFVALPDGGAFVIKLDQVEPGRQLTFKESRDTVLKAYREDASNRALNVAATEFFTQAKEKGGVSHVAVPGQGGPQIEAGQFETVQSAEQSHGALPYAVLQTKIGETAMIDVDGTYKVFTVTSLPADPVAAHEARKALQKMADRGLQEDVVNTFRQRAAEQAKMHINQPLLNQVLSGEGS
- the secG gene encoding preprotein translocase subunit SecG, which encodes MTTILLIINVFVTIALIGVILIQRSEGGGLGIGSGQGMGSFMSGRGTANLLTRATAILAGMFMVLCLALAYLNQGAAGHHAGDSILATPPSASTALPENPAPDFPAGKPSK
- a CDS encoding CTP synthase; translated protein: MTKFVFITGGVVSSLGKGIASAALAALLQSRGYSVRMRKLDPYLNVDPGTMSPYQHGEVFVTDDGAETDLDLGHYERFTGVHAACADNATTGRIYSDVIARERRGDYLGATVQVIPHITDAIKSAIVSGTEDYDFVLVEIGGTVGDIESLPFLEAIRQLRNDLGHAQTMCVHLTLLPYIPAAGELKTKPTQHSVKELQNVGIQPQMLICRSDRPIPSQERHKIANFCNVKPEAVIAALDIDTIYACPLSYHAEGMDDEVLRYFGLPADQAPDLRKWEKIVDAIRNPSATVRIGIVGKYTALLDSYKSLIEALLHGGIAHNVRVQLEWIEAENLEKSGATEAQLRQLHGILVPGGFGRRGSEGKIAAVRYAREKSVPYFGICFGMQMAVIECARTLAGISDASSTEFGATTEPVVGLMTEWARGDEIMKRREQGDLGGTMRLGAYPASLTSKSRIAEIYGETTVRERHRHRYEVNVHYRDALEATGLRFAGMSPDGVLPETIEYPDHPWFIGVQYHPEYLSKPFAPHPLFAGFIEAAVKRMKADA